A stretch of the Aegilops tauschii subsp. strangulata cultivar AL8/78 chromosome 4, Aet v6.0, whole genome shotgun sequence genome encodes the following:
- the LOC109735568 gene encoding uncharacterized protein, with protein MGKGKVHPSPSPPPAGGETAEGVLLRLLPAVVLAMAAPLGPEGKDVLAYLVLASLRSSAPPTPAREEPSAAGEGCGRKPHRPELACGCFGCYTAYWSRWDGSPERDREAIHRAIEAFDEHLARQEEGKGGRRRKKRAASSKGKAKASAAVDPTLPEQGETSAAAAPVLAEVVEGGEEEVKKTVEEEEATTASCAGDGVSEERRRRVWGAVAGVFNWRGWGLWGSH; from the coding sequence ATGGGCAAGGGCAAGGTCcacccgtcgccgtcgccgccgccggccggcggCGAGACGGCGGAGGGGGTGCTCCTCCGGCTGCTCCCCGCGGTCGTGCTCGCCATGGCGGCGCCGCTGGGGCCCGAGGGGAAGGATGTGCTCGCGTACCTCGTCCTCGCCTCGCTGCGCTCCTCGGCGCCGCCCACGCCGGCGAGGGAGGAGCCCTCCGCGGCCGGGGAGGGGTGCGGGAGGAAGCCCCACCGCCCGGAGCTCGCGTGCGGCTGCTTCGGGTGCTACACGGCGTACTGGTCGCGCTGGGACGGGTCCCCGGAGCGCGACCGCGAGGCGATTCACCGGGCCATAGAGGCCTTCGACGAGCACCTGGCCCGGCAGGAGGAGGGGAAGGGTGGCCGCCGCCGCAAGAAGCGAGCTGCCTCCTCCAAGGGCAAGGCCAAGGCGTCGGCCGCCGTTGACCCTACGCTGCCGGAGCAGGGGGAGACCTCGGCCGCCGCGGCTCCTGTGCTGGCGGAGGTGGTTGAAGGCGGGGAGGAGGAAgtgaagaagacggtggaagagGAGGAAGCCACCACCGCGTCTTGCGCCGGCGACGGCGTTTCGGAGGAGCGGAGGCGCCGGGTGTGGGGCGCGGTCGCCGGCGTGTTCAACTGGAGGGGATGGGGCCTGTGGGGGTCCCACTAG